A window of Lepidochelys kempii isolate rLepKem1 chromosome 1, rLepKem1.hap2, whole genome shotgun sequence contains these coding sequences:
- the RESF1 gene encoding retroelement silencing factor 1 has translation MDWNVRPPQNAANQNNLQCQNSLQSQGIHFSHMFSNACAFPQTSTYSTQNACTYPGSNQTVFLQSNNMNMVTNRLPFQNTEGYKTLQQAFPKESVAGGVFVTSQRSFERHPPSRVQIRQHVPKQATHVPVETTLNLWPNSVSNMHVFSQSRIAPASTQTNPANNIQSIPQKPQNQYVTTNAYPIQPQIAQPDFTRTVMFYKGNQACNTSSQEQPVEWVLQYNLNGPASSQPCTTVPINQSSNECVNSQQNSLAFALPTQHLQQQVHCSSTTFQDTHSSSPNTAIGVQSQQYASAQIGSEDHNGNPPHYPSSYDCRATAQSLTGLQQVVPSISNEQIQNQQKPMSDQSNVSYIKDVQQHWQKLESRETSQGTGNVYNLSGNMTANQSFNEPAKPSTYILERYFNSMQEVVTVPSEPPNKIASVQESPMSGSTDLPDNSKTISSTDGRLKVTKESLAVEAQKLLDIKKKYAILERVFLIKQKLLASSEHNKMTCDLPPHNQNTNLKLFPHVASQTETFSHSGTVGMKSQQLPFRQSSLEERNDKNVTNAGSEGLGKTQNSRWINQGNSASSSVLIAYQDKLPVHLNNLEKNSVLGPKNAPAAGPTQETMKCTENTSGFTKLSSSDRVLPKNISVSTGEASLLHSVLSSVSILQEKKSDALANKMPSLLQNEKITSNLTLSGGSSLASKREAKGAVETVQYSISACPKLDQHSKGICSQPTENTKTLNNEKILSTSHINPLASETAELGVTNGLPENTPPPVVTGNSFSKINSCTTSMEEIAACLALWRKCPSESLDVQYSQSNKSIESNLISSSYVGFHDQSTCRILENNQTAVAKDDLNKVTISTNETTLSSTTPSAGQKHDTLGSNLIKGSEPQVAVVSPLILSKERTSSEHQEKSSTFSAEIIYPVIEGGSVCSLQEDKQKDVSVVANTNKEIVEATYLLSDKCIPIQKVDSDMQYTKSANGNKIVKDAVNSNCSYDVNKRKADQFAQEVKKANMQLSLQNKTSLPKTSTNGSSLVSQEDLTKNKDCEDFVEPRGGTTTIVSEDDMLQISSVCSLVESDASYNSQIASMFSSVPLMHLTKNGALLEENTSNTKHKEQQLDTSKGESEMQTNVFEGERLLPLQKKLSKSVSTTKSLGVPSLETFSCDTKQCNKRILDDVNVSSLEEEKNEDTSKTICSSEQKMVQNIVSRNGENIVDVNQELIRNKQDLSFNVIGETDVYSTAKEENTQEHISSEGENTVDDGISGNRAVPVTFLNDQLTELLKEFPYGIEGADVLMRELTKNEDSVIEPTENQVEKGTQANSKSCDPTDPIDQIKITILNSEQMKELFPEHSHQSCNKVMVENTENQQLEISSSERETLESHIQPDRNLGMEREKNTQEITTPKQEKKFTYCCLMGWLAAVYAVPGCSCKSREDVTSEKQDGEYQCLESENTGFKGRQEMTSRTGRITKTNCIVENNLQLPVKLHDTSKNLPTVDKDRKYAPNSTTNKDIKLKVSNESAKAHQEIIRFFHPSEEREIDKFKRINGQWRGELQLHVLTPSSGKEVWTTETDSQKCTREEFASGKVHHTNVEHSIISTKQKEKVCKMESFEKDQTEGLAMKSNTHVHNSKISETIEVKQTKIYEEHKYKKLEQSAGEAHRVKRHNYTFSKNIQIKEKTKLSTEIKHKSDNHGATRKSPNASSRKYEYSQHKSINVLPSQERLYRRKRKENMIGKRDSKKPTLESERIKYETNTFEHAGYNKQTTDVAYFEKSATSKEENVWKYKNFLANHNYIPKPQDKKGRPSKKSKTYFSGREKDLDVQNREKHSEKNPQYLNRKTSRLKIFLQREQQKTYLNRVAFIRTAQESICLTKLDTSPAKPVWHIKSLNKVPEPRQDWKTDSSPSEEDKLHRPQMLEFKLCPEILFRNTATDGESLDIAHSSERDTSLVAGVKSKKEDWLNYIPMKQRKTEGTAQVDDNIPLDAAMEILEGNEALHVPVKDSKAMFQTYRKMYLAKRSRSLDDSCSK, from the exons ATGGACTGGAATGTAAGACCACCCCAAAACGCTGCTAATCAGAATAACTTGCAGTGTCAAAAtagtttgcaaagtcaaggaattcATTTTTCTCACATGTTTTCTAATGCATGTGCTTTCCCTCAGACAAGCACGTACTCTACTCAGAATGCTTGTACTTATCCTGGAAGTAACCAGACAGTATTTCTGCAGTCTAACAACATGAACATGGTTACAAATCGATTGCCTTTTCAAAATACTGAGGGATACAAAACATTGCAGCAAGCATTTCCAAAAGAATCTGTCGCTGGTGGAGTTTTTGTTACCTCACAACGTTCATTTGAGAGGCATCCACCTTCACGTGTACAAATCAGGCAGCATGTCCCTAAACAGGCTACACATGTGCCAGTAGAGACTACTCTAAATCTTTGGCCAAACTCTGTGTCCAACATGCATGTTTTTTCCCAATCAAGAATAGCTCCTGCATCAACACAAACAAACCCTGCAAACAATATACAGAGTATACCTCAGAAGCCACAGAATCAGTATGTGACCACAAATGCCTATCCTATACAGCCTCAAATAGCACAACCTGATTTTACAAGAACTGTGATGTTTTATAAAGGTAACCAAGCATGCAATACTTCTTCACAGGAACAGCCAGTAGAATGGGTACTACAATATAACTTGAATGGGCCTGCATCTTCTCAACCATGTACTACAGTACCTATTAATCAGTCATCAAATGAGTGTGTAAATTCTCAACAGAACTCTTTGGCTTTTGCTTTGCCTACACAACATCTCCAGCAACAAGTACACTGTTCAAGCACTACATTTCAGGATACACATTCATCAAGTCCAAACACTGCAATAGGTGTACAATCGCAACAGTATGCATCGGCACAAATTGGCTCTGAAGATCATAATGGAAATCCTCCACACTATCCTTCTAGTTATGATTGTAGAGCTACAGCACAATCTTTGACAGGTCTTCAACAGGTAGTTCCAAGTATATCTAATGAACAAATCCAAAACCAGCAGAAACCTATGTCAGATCAAAGTAATGTTTCTTACATTAAAGATGTACAACAGCACTGGCAGAAACTAGAGTCTAGAGAAACCAGTCAGGGAACTGGAAATGTATATAATTTAAGTGGAAATATGACAGCAAATCAGTCTTTTAATGAGCCCGCTAAGCCTTCAACATACATTTTAGAAAGGTATTTTAACAGCATGCAAGAAGTTGTGACAGTTCCTTCTGAGCCACCGAATAAAATAGCTTCAGTACAAGAAAGCCCAATGAGTGGTTCAACAGATTTGCCCGATAATTCTAAAACTATTTCATCAACAGATGGTAGATTGAAAGTAACAAAAGAGAGTCTGGCTGTGGAAGCTCAGAAATTgttggacattaaaaaaaaatatgcaatacttgaaagggtttttttaataaaacaaaaactcttGGCATCTTCAGAACATAATAAAATGACTTGTGACCTTCCTCCACATAATCAAAACACTAACCTTAAACTTTTTCCACATGTGGCCAGTCAGACTGAAACATTTTCACACTCTGGTACAGTGGGAATGAAGAGTCAACAACTGCCATTTCGTCAGTCTTCACTTGAAGAAAGAAACGACAAAAACGTTACCAACGCTGGCAGTGAAGGATTAGGTAAGACTCAGAATAGTCGTTGGATTAACCAAGGAAATTCTGCTTCAAGCTCTGTTTTGATTGCCTATCAGGATAAACTCCCAGTTCATTTAAATAATCTTGAGAAAAATTCAGTATTAGGCCCAAAGAATGCACCAGCTGCAGGTCCTACTCAAGAGACCATGAAATGCACTGAAAACACTTCGGGTTTTACCAAACTTAGTAGCTCTGACAGAGTCCTACCAAAAAATATATCGGTTAGCACTGGGGAAGCTTCGCTTCTCCACTCTGTTCTAAGCAGCGTGAGTATTTTGCAAGAAAAAAAGTCTGATGCTCTTGCTAATAAAATGCCTAGCCTCCTTCAGAATGAAAAAATAACTTCAAATTTAACACTCTCAGGAGGAAGTTCACTGGCCAGCAAAAGAGAAGCAAAAGGTGCTGTAGAGACCGTGCAGTATTCCATATCTGCATGTCCTAAATTGGATCAGCACTCTAAAGGCATTTGTTCTCAGCCAACAGAGAACACCAAAACTTTGAACAATGAGAAGATACTCAGTACTTCTCACATAAATCCTCTTgcttcagaaacagctgaactagGTGTAACTAATGGTTTACCTGAGAATACACCACCACCAGTTGTTACTGGAAACTCATTTTCTAAAATTAACAGCTGTACTACTTCTATGGAAGAGATAGCAGCATGTCTTGCTTTGTGGAGAAAGTGTCCTTCAGAATCTCTGGATGTTCAGTATAGTCAGTCAAAtaaaagcatagagtcaaatctGATTTCATCATCTTATGTAGGATTTCATGATCAGAGTACGTGTCGTATCTTGGAAAACAACCAAACTGCAGTAGCTAAAGATGACCTAAATAAAGTTACAATAAGTACAAATGAAACAACTCTGTCTTCCACAACTCCTTCTGCTGGGCAAAAACATGATACGCTGGGTTCCAATTTGATCAAGGGTTCTGAACCCCAAGTTGCTGTAGTTTCTCCTTTGATACTTTCTAAAGAGAGAACTTCAAGTGAACATCAAGAAAAAAGTTCAACATTTTCTGCTGAAATAATTTATCCAGTGATTGAAGGAGGTAGTGTGTGTAGCCTACAAGAAGATAAACAAAAAGATGTTTCTGTAGTGGCAAATACCAATAAAGAGATAGTGGAAGCTACTTACTTACTATCAGACAAATGTATTCCAATACAGAAAGTGGATTCAGATATGCAGTACACCAAATCAGCTAATGGAAACAAAATAGTAAAAGATGCTGTAAATTCAAACTGCTCGTATGATGTAAACAAAAGGAAAGCTGATCAGTTTGCACAAgaagtgaaaaaagctaatatgcagctcagtttacaaaacaAAACTTCTCTGCCCAAAACAAGCACAAATGGTTCTAGTCTAGTGTCTCAAGAAGATCTAACAAAGAATAAAGATTGTGAGGACTTTGTAGAACCCAGGGGGGGCACTACCACGATTGTATCAGAGGATGACATGTTACAGATTTCCAGTGTATGTTCACTTGTTGAAAGTGATGCATCTTATAATTCACAAATAGCCAGTATGTTCAGTTCTGTCCCTTTGATGCATTTAACGAAAAATGGTGCCTTGTTAGAAGAAAATACCTCTAATACAAAGCATAAAGAACAACAATTGGACACTTCTAAAGGAGAATCTGAAATGCAAACCAATGTGTTTGAGGGGGAGAGGCTTCTGCCATTGCAAAAAAAACTGTCTAAATCTGTTTCCACAACAAAGTCATTAGGAGTACCAAGTTTAGAGACGTTTTCATGTGATACAAAGCAGTGTAATAAAAGGATTTTGGATGATGTAAATGTAAGCAGtttggaggaagaaaaaaatgaagacaCTTCTAAAACTATTTGTAGCTCGGAACAAAAAATGGTACAAAATATAGTTTCCAGGAATGGAGAGAACATTGTTGATGTTAACCAGGAGTTGATCAGAAACAAACAAGACCTGTCATTTAATGTAATAGGTGAAACAGATGTCTATTCTACcgcaaaggaagaaaatacacaaGAACATATATCCAGTGAAGGTGAAAATACAGTGGATGATGGGATTAGTGGTAATAGAGCAGTACCTGTAACCTTTCTAAATGATCAGCTGACTGAACTTTTAAAAGAGTTTCCTTATGGGATTGAAGGTGCAGATGTACTGATGAGAGAGCTAACTAAAAATGAAGATTCTGTGATTGAGCCAACAGAGAATCAAGTTGAAAAAGGAACTCAAGCTAATAGCAAAAGCTGTGATCCTACAGACCCAATAGACCAAATAAAAATCACAATACTAAATTCGGAGCAAATGAAAGAACTGTTCCCTGAACATAGTCACCAATCCTGTAACAAAGTCATGGTGGAAAACACTGAAAATCAACAACTGGAAATCAGTTCATCAGAAAGAGAGACTTTAGAAAGCCATATCCAGCCAGATCGGAATCTAGGCATGGAGAGGGAAAAGAATACACAGGAAATCACAACCCCAAAACAAGAGAAAAAATTTACATATTGTTGTTTAATGGGTTGGTTAGCTGCAGTTTATGCAGTGCCAGGGTGCTCATGCAAATCTCGAGAGGATGTTACTTCAGAGAAACAGGATGGTGAGTATCAGTGTTTAGAATCTGAAAACACTGGCTTTAAAGGGAGACAGGAAATGACAAGTAGAACCGGTCGCATAACAAAGACTAACTGTATAGTGGAAAACAACCTGCAGCTTCCTGTCAAATTACATGATACAAGCAAAAATCTTCCCACAGTAGACAAAGATAGAAAATATGCCCCAAACTCTACAACAAACAAAGATATTAAGCTAAAAGTAAGTAACGAATCTGCTAAAGCACACCAAGAAATAATCAGATTTTTTCATCCTTCTGAGGAAAGAGAAATTGATAAATTCAAAAGAATAAATGGCCAGTGGAGGGGAGAGTTGCAACTCCATGTATTAACTCCCTCTTCAGGGAAAGAGGTTTGGACTACTGAAACAGATTCTCAGAAATGCACAAGGGAGGAATTTGCTTCAGGAAAGGTCCATCACACAAATGTAGAACACTCTATAATATCaactaaacaaaaagaaaaagtttgTAAGATGGAATCTTTTGAAAAAGATCAAACAGAAGGCTTGGCCATGAAATCCAATACacatgtccacaattcaaaaattTCAGAGACCATTGAGGTCAAACAAACTAAAATATATGAAGAACATAAATATAAAAAGCTTGAACAGAGTGCAGGTGAAGCACACAGAGTTAAGAGACATAATTACACATTTAGCAAGAACATACAAATTAAAGAGAAGACAAAATTGTCAACAGAAATAAAACATAAGTCGGATAATCATGGAGCCACAAGAAAATCCCCAAATGCAAGCTCAAGAAAGTATGAATATTCTCAGCATAAATCTATAAATGTCCTACCTTCACAGGAACGTTTATACAGACGAAAACGGAAAGAAAATATGATTGGGAAGAGAGACTCAAAAAAACCAACATTGGAAAGTGAAAGAATCAAATATGAAACAAACACTTTTGAACATGCGGGATATAATAAACAAACAACTGATGTGGCATATTTTGAGAAGTCTGCGACATCGAAAGAAGAAAATGTCTGGAAATATAAAAACTTCTTAGCAAATCATAATTATATCCCCAAACCACAAGACAAAAAAGGGCGCCCTTCTAAAAAGTCTAAAACCTACTTTTCTGGCAGAGAGAAAGACCTGGATGTTCAGAACAGAGAGaaacattctgaaaaaaatccacagtatttaaatagaaaaactaGTAGACTGAAAATTTTTCTtcaaagagaacaacaaaaaacctATCTGAATAGAGTTGCGTTTATACGTACTGCCCAAGAAAGCATTTGTCTGACAAAACTAGACACATCACCTGCCAAACCTGTATGGCATATAAAATCGTTGAATAAAGTTCCAGAGCCCCGCCAGGACTGGAAAACTGATAGCTCACCTTCAGAAGAGGATAAATTACACAGACCACAAATGCTTGAGTTTAAATTGTGTCCAGAGATACTGTTCAGAAATACAGCCACTGATGGAGAGAGTTTGGATATTGCACACTCCTCTGAAAGAGACACATCCCTTGTGGCAG gggTCAAAAGCAAAAAGGAAGATTGGTTAAATTACATCCCAATGAAGCAAAGAAAAACTGAAGGAACAGCTCAAG TTGATGATAATATTCCACTTGATGCGGCAATGGAAATCCTGGAAGGAAATGAGGCTCTTCATGTTCCAGTCAAAGACTCGAAAGCAATGTTTCAGACCTACAGGAAAATGTATCTGGCAAAAAGAAGCAGAAGCCTAGATGATAGCTGTTCAAAATAG